In Osmia bicornis bicornis chromosome 1, iOsmBic2.1, whole genome shotgun sequence, the following proteins share a genomic window:
- the LOC114871851 gene encoding zinc finger protein 76-like isoform X3, whose translation MSTHAAELSNCIVTRGIESMPDETQQSNRTDILECLSVLINENNTGNDRTEDLMLDQQLLDGATLTAVTLADGTEAFVANNFNENEVHSKGQTTLEIQSGDTILLREVSEFTEDKPFRFELDPAALVQAHSSTIENVENTYPRVEFIDGTAYMVTGHVDVSKDLWEIENGKLKKKDSKILLNKLSTSRIRHPCPREGCTKVYSTPHHLKVHERSHTGQRPYRCTHPKCKKNFSTGYSLKAHLRTHTGEKPYKCPTEECDKSFKTSGDLLKHVRTHTGERPFLCPFDGCGRSFTTSNIRKVHTQQRPFECKVCLRRYRQNSTLIMHKRTAHALVDHEDNVDNVDNVDPFCQESVQESSIRNNDKRKTNIERESGDSPPLKITEKDGQIHISKAVDDVNENETQILLVGDPSQIAALHKIEMNSGFDEAGIDTSFEELNIKIEDIELGWN comes from the exons ATGTCGACACACGCCGCAGAACTTTCGAATTGTATCGTGACTCGAGGTATCGAAAGCATGCCTGACGAGACACAGCAG AGCAATCGTACGGATATATTGGAGTGTCTGTCGGTTCTAATTAACGAAAATAACACTGGGAATGACAGAACAGAAGATCTAATGTTGGACCAACAACTTTTGGATGGTGCAACGTTAACAGCTGTAACACTAGCCGATGGAACCGAAGCATTCGTTGCaaataatttcaacgaaaATG AGGTTCACTCAAAAGGACAAACGACGTTGGAAATACAAAGCGGAGATACTATATTATTACGAGAGGTATCAGAGTTTACAGAAGATAAACCGTTTCGTTTCGAATTAGATCCGGCAGCTTTGGTTCAAGCTCATAGCTCTACCatagaaaatgttgaaaacaCTTATCCACGAGTGGAGTTTATCGATGGTACTGCTTACATGGTGACAGGCCACGTTGACGTTAGTAAAGATTTATGGGAAATCGAGAATGgtaaattgaagaaaaaggattcaaagatattattaaataaattgtcCACGTCAAGGATCAGACATCCTTGTCCAAGGGAAGGATGTACAAAAGTTTACAGTACGCCTCATCATCTCAAG GTGCACGAACGATCTCATACTGGTCAACGACCATACAGATGTACGCATCCCAAATGTAAAAAGAATTTCTCGACAGGATATAGTTTGAAAGCACATTTGCGTACGCATACCGGAGAAAAGCCGTACAAGTGTCCAACCGAAGAATGCGATAAGAGTTTTAAGACTTCCGGTGATTTGTTGAAGCACGTTCGGACACATACCGGGGAACGTCCTTTTTTGTGCCCATTCGACGGTTGCGGACGCTCTTTTACCACTAGTAACATTAGAaag gTTCACACACAACAACGACCGTTCGAATGTAAAGTTTGCTTAAGGAGATACAGGCAAAACAGCACCCTTATAATGCATAAAAGAACGGCTCATGCGTTAGTTGACCACGAGGACAACGTCGACAACGTTGACAACGTTGACCCGTTCTGCCAAGAATCTGTTCAAGAGTCTTCTATTCGGAATAACGATAAGCGAAAGACGAACATTGAACGGGAAAGCGGCGATAGTCCGCCGTTAAAG ATTACAGAGAAAGACGGACAGATTCATATTTCCAAAGCGGTCGATGATGTAAACGAGAACGAAACGCAGATTCTATTGGTCGGTGATCCTTCGCAAATCGCAGCGTTACAT AAAATCGAGATGAACAGTGGATTCGACGAGGCTGGAATTGATACTTCGTTCGAAGAATTAAACATAAAAATCGAAGACATAGAACTAGGATGGAATTGA
- the LOC114871851 gene encoding zinc finger protein 76-like isoform X2 codes for MSTHAAELSNCIVTRGIESMPDETQQSNRTDILECLSVLINENNTGNDRTEDLMLDQQLLDGATLTAVTLADGTEAFVANNFNENEVHSKGQTTLEIQSGDTILLREVSEFTEDKPFRFELDPAALVQAHSSTIENVENTYPRVEFIDGTAYMVTGHVDVSKDLWEIENGKLKKKDSKILLNKLSTSRIRHPCPREGCTKVYSTPHHLKVHERSHTGQRPYRCTHPKCKKNFSTGYSLKAHLRTHTGEKPYKCPTEECDKSFKTSGDLLKHVRTHTGERPFLCPFDGCGRSFTTSNIRKVHVRTHTGERPYKCTQPKCGKAFASATNYKNHIRIHSGEKPYVCSIENCGRRFTEYSSLYKHHLVHTQQRPFECKVCLRRYRQNSTLIMHKRTAHALVDHEDNVDNVDNVDPFCQESVQESSIRNNDKRKTNIERESGDSPPLKKIEMNSGFDEAGIDTSFEELNIKIEDIELGWN; via the exons ATGTCGACACACGCCGCAGAACTTTCGAATTGTATCGTGACTCGAGGTATCGAAAGCATGCCTGACGAGACACAGCAG AGCAATCGTACGGATATATTGGAGTGTCTGTCGGTTCTAATTAACGAAAATAACACTGGGAATGACAGAACAGAAGATCTAATGTTGGACCAACAACTTTTGGATGGTGCAACGTTAACAGCTGTAACACTAGCCGATGGAACCGAAGCATTCGTTGCaaataatttcaacgaaaATG AGGTTCACTCAAAAGGACAAACGACGTTGGAAATACAAAGCGGAGATACTATATTATTACGAGAGGTATCAGAGTTTACAGAAGATAAACCGTTTCGTTTCGAATTAGATCCGGCAGCTTTGGTTCAAGCTCATAGCTCTACCatagaaaatgttgaaaacaCTTATCCACGAGTGGAGTTTATCGATGGTACTGCTTACATGGTGACAGGCCACGTTGACGTTAGTAAAGATTTATGGGAAATCGAGAATGgtaaattgaagaaaaaggattcaaagatattattaaataaattgtcCACGTCAAGGATCAGACATCCTTGTCCAAGGGAAGGATGTACAAAAGTTTACAGTACGCCTCATCATCTCAAG GTGCACGAACGATCTCATACTGGTCAACGACCATACAGATGTACGCATCCCAAATGTAAAAAGAATTTCTCGACAGGATATAGTTTGAAAGCACATTTGCGTACGCATACCGGAGAAAAGCCGTACAAGTGTCCAACCGAAGAATGCGATAAGAGTTTTAAGACTTCCGGTGATTTGTTGAAGCACGTTCGGACACATACCGGGGAACGTCCTTTTTTGTGCCCATTCGACGGTTGCGGACGCTCTTTTACCACTAGTAACATTAGAaag GTTCACGTTAGAACGCATACCGGCGAACGACCGTACAAGTGTACCCAACCTAAATGCGGGAAAGCTTTCGCCAGCGCGACAAACTATAAGAATCATATACGAATTCATTCAGGCGAGAAACCTTATGTCTGTTCTATCGAAAATTGTGGAAGGAGATTTACAGAATATTCTAGTCTATATAAACATCATCTT gTTCACACACAACAACGACCGTTCGAATGTAAAGTTTGCTTAAGGAGATACAGGCAAAACAGCACCCTTATAATGCATAAAAGAACGGCTCATGCGTTAGTTGACCACGAGGACAACGTCGACAACGTTGACAACGTTGACCCGTTCTGCCAAGAATCTGTTCAAGAGTCTTCTATTCGGAATAACGATAAGCGAAAGACGAACATTGAACGGGAAAGCGGCGATAGTCCGCCGTTAAAG AAAATCGAGATGAACAGTGGATTCGACGAGGCTGGAATTGATACTTCGTTCGAAGAATTAAACATAAAAATCGAAGACATAGAACTAGGATGGAATTGA
- the LOC114871851 gene encoding zinc finger protein 76-like isoform X1, translated as MSTHAAELSNCIVTRGIESMPDETQQSNRTDILECLSVLINENNTGNDRTEDLMLDQQLLDGATLTAVTLADGTEAFVANNFNENEVHSKGQTTLEIQSGDTILLREVSEFTEDKPFRFELDPAALVQAHSSTIENVENTYPRVEFIDGTAYMVTGHVDVSKDLWEIENGKLKKKDSKILLNKLSTSRIRHPCPREGCTKVYSTPHHLKVHERSHTGQRPYRCTHPKCKKNFSTGYSLKAHLRTHTGEKPYKCPTEECDKSFKTSGDLLKHVRTHTGERPFLCPFDGCGRSFTTSNIRKVHVRTHTGERPYKCTQPKCGKAFASATNYKNHIRIHSGEKPYVCSIENCGRRFTEYSSLYKHHLVHTQQRPFECKVCLRRYRQNSTLIMHKRTAHALVDHEDNVDNVDNVDPFCQESVQESSIRNNDKRKTNIERESGDSPPLKITEKDGQIHISKAVDDVNENETQILLVGDPSQIAALHKIEMNSGFDEAGIDTSFEELNIKIEDIELGWN; from the exons ATGTCGACACACGCCGCAGAACTTTCGAATTGTATCGTGACTCGAGGTATCGAAAGCATGCCTGACGAGACACAGCAG AGCAATCGTACGGATATATTGGAGTGTCTGTCGGTTCTAATTAACGAAAATAACACTGGGAATGACAGAACAGAAGATCTAATGTTGGACCAACAACTTTTGGATGGTGCAACGTTAACAGCTGTAACACTAGCCGATGGAACCGAAGCATTCGTTGCaaataatttcaacgaaaATG AGGTTCACTCAAAAGGACAAACGACGTTGGAAATACAAAGCGGAGATACTATATTATTACGAGAGGTATCAGAGTTTACAGAAGATAAACCGTTTCGTTTCGAATTAGATCCGGCAGCTTTGGTTCAAGCTCATAGCTCTACCatagaaaatgttgaaaacaCTTATCCACGAGTGGAGTTTATCGATGGTACTGCTTACATGGTGACAGGCCACGTTGACGTTAGTAAAGATTTATGGGAAATCGAGAATGgtaaattgaagaaaaaggattcaaagatattattaaataaattgtcCACGTCAAGGATCAGACATCCTTGTCCAAGGGAAGGATGTACAAAAGTTTACAGTACGCCTCATCATCTCAAG GTGCACGAACGATCTCATACTGGTCAACGACCATACAGATGTACGCATCCCAAATGTAAAAAGAATTTCTCGACAGGATATAGTTTGAAAGCACATTTGCGTACGCATACCGGAGAAAAGCCGTACAAGTGTCCAACCGAAGAATGCGATAAGAGTTTTAAGACTTCCGGTGATTTGTTGAAGCACGTTCGGACACATACCGGGGAACGTCCTTTTTTGTGCCCATTCGACGGTTGCGGACGCTCTTTTACCACTAGTAACATTAGAaag GTTCACGTTAGAACGCATACCGGCGAACGACCGTACAAGTGTACCCAACCTAAATGCGGGAAAGCTTTCGCCAGCGCGACAAACTATAAGAATCATATACGAATTCATTCAGGCGAGAAACCTTATGTCTGTTCTATCGAAAATTGTGGAAGGAGATTTACAGAATATTCTAGTCTATATAAACATCATCTT gTTCACACACAACAACGACCGTTCGAATGTAAAGTTTGCTTAAGGAGATACAGGCAAAACAGCACCCTTATAATGCATAAAAGAACGGCTCATGCGTTAGTTGACCACGAGGACAACGTCGACAACGTTGACAACGTTGACCCGTTCTGCCAAGAATCTGTTCAAGAGTCTTCTATTCGGAATAACGATAAGCGAAAGACGAACATTGAACGGGAAAGCGGCGATAGTCCGCCGTTAAAG ATTACAGAGAAAGACGGACAGATTCATATTTCCAAAGCGGTCGATGATGTAAACGAGAACGAAACGCAGATTCTATTGGTCGGTGATCCTTCGCAAATCGCAGCGTTACAT AAAATCGAGATGAACAGTGGATTCGACGAGGCTGGAATTGATACTTCGTTCGAAGAATTAAACATAAAAATCGAAGACATAGAACTAGGATGGAATTGA
- the LOC114871843 gene encoding open rectifier potassium channel protein 1 has translation MSKKQWMVLLMLFLTYLLLGAFIFYHIESRLEIERVEKAKREQIEINALLHEHYVPSDTHDYDEIFGKLSVYCGKSVSNYTEGETDPLKWDFYNSFYFAYTVVSTIGYGNLAPTNMLSRILMIFYGLVGIPINGILLTQLGEFFGRVFVKAHEKYKSYKQSRNDYYPRKLTSFETRKVGLAIQIFVHLLPGFVMFIFFPAFLFSYYEGWSYDESVYYAFVTLTTIGFGDYVAGKDNSKGSGIFFILYKAFLICWISFGLGYTVMIMTFIARGMRSKKIIRIEHKLAVNLKHTQSKIWNELNKEMNYLRRVFNELQLSKVKRIYVDECNYEVPLSKSPRSNSFPDLRDLLYGKKDKEDGICQRPRRRANSEVVPTEDEITRVVSETDLQRIDKTATFATHAMVQPAELLARLVNILGYIPPAAEDPIGVADCSNQTTFVEQNSNTGVVGRYSKIEDNNSEKELLSSSGGHGGTWTIGHDKIPRFLKPRSRAVSEVRLNENRYLSDRSNERTWSGPTAARKMQELMKTANSEMPNESFNKDRSQLKDAKFSKFRSFALAKSVPKAFISSGPCKNWFSTSTEKKTFESEREINNKDIAATRSFVSGLTRYDDKRRDSKSSVVSNSTRHYYTHTGAGNPIESEGSNLLEETSVADFFRALTILHASVATTGSWTASATDNDDHHLRRNQPRRKMGTASLTPPKLPSLFTLFSPPPQPTTTATATFQETSVNDNNVYDRESRRNSLTFVKPTVTKSRRFSLRPVATPISPPTPPRNTGSPFLSGSRRTSYGNRSTTFSFESPKEPLITTEQAPGLSSPIKSSFNGRRFSLRPTPNQPGISTGNATAVIGVNTAKPLPRWKGGMLQRQIGQMNLRRRARAFSLSDVQPYNPKGTSDPIRKNVFMHQVSNDGKPVVSRVTNIESNDPYVQPSTTLNTISDNTIDPSNESTSFATADNKTVGNNTMKEQLDSHAYTSSLVEVKVENPEVKNTVERFFPRSNSENASEKKS, from the exons ATGTCGAAGAAGCAATGGATGGTCCTGTTGATGCTGTTCTTAACTTATTTGCTATTAGGTGCTTTCATCTTCTACCATATCGAGAGTCGATTAGAGATCGAACGCGTGGAAAAGGCGAAGCGAGAACAGATTGAGATTAACG CTTTGCTACACGAACATTACGTGCCCAGCGATACTCACGATTACgatgaaatttttggaaaattgtcAGTCTATTGCGGAAAATCGGTTTCCAACTATACCGAAGGTGAAACGGATCCTCTTAAATGGGATTTCTACAACAGTTTTTATTTCGCTTACACGGTCGTCAGTACAATTG GTTACGGAAACTTGGCTCCAACGAACATGCTTAGCCGTATCCTGATGATATTTTACGGACTAGTCGGCATACCTATCaatggaattttattaacaCAGTTGGGAGAATTCTTTGGCCGTGTATTTGTGAAAGCGCACGAAAAATACAAATCGTACAAACAGAGTCGCAACGATTATTACCCTAGAAAATTAACAAGCTTCGAAACGCGTAAAGTGGGACTGGCTATTCAGATATTCGTTCACTTATTGCCTGGATTCGTCATGTTCATCTTTTTCCCGgcatttctcttttcttatTACGAGGGTTGGAGTTACGACGAATCCGTTTATTATGCATTCGTCACACTGACAACCATCGGTTTTGGAGATTACGTAGCAG GAAAGGACAACAGTAAAGGCAGtggaattttctttattctgtaTAAAGCTTTCTTGATTTGTTGGATCTCTTTCGGATTAGGATACACCGTTATGATCATGACTTTTATCGCACGAGGAATGCGTAGTAAAAAGATCATTAGGATCGAGCATAAATTGGCAGTAAACTTGAAGCACACGCAAAGCAAAATTTGGAACGAATTAAACAaggaaatgaattatttgcGTCGCGTGTTTAACGAACTTCAGCTGTCGAAAGTGAAG AGGATATACGTCGACGAATGTAATTACGAAGTTCCGTTATCAAAATCTCCCAGAAGTAATAGTTTCCCTGATCTTCGGGATTTACTGTACGGTAAGAAAGATAAGGAGGACGGTATTTGTCAGCGACCACGACGACGCGCCAACAGCGAAGTAGTACCAACG GAAGATGAAATAACGCGCGTCGTCTCGGAGACGGATCTTCAAAGGATCGACAAAACGGCTACGTTCGCGACTCATGCGATGGTTCAGCCGGCCGAATTGCTTGCAAGATTAGTGAATATTCTTGGTTACATACCCCCCGCCGCGGAAGATCCCATCGGAGTTGCCGATTGCTCTAATCAGACAACTTTCGTTGAACAGAACAGCAATACTGGTGTTGTTGGTCGTTATAGCAAAATCGAGGATAACAACAGCGAGAAAGAACTGCTGTCAAGTTCCGGTGGACACGGAGGAACCTGGACGATCGGACACGATAAAATTCCACGATTTCTGAAACCTCGTTCGAGAGCAGTCAGCGAAGTTCGACTCAACGAGAATAGATATCTGTCGGATCGAAGCAACGAACGAACTTGGTCCGGTCCAACCGCTGCTAGAAAGATGCAAGAATTGATGAAAACGGCTAATTCGGAAATGCCTAACGAATCGTTCAACAAAGATCGCAGCCAACTTAAAGATGCCAAGTTTTCGAAATTCCGCAGCTTCGCGTTAGCGAAATCCGTTCCAAAAGCGTTCATCTCATCCGGCCCTTGCAAAAATTGGTTCTCCACCAGTACCGAGAAAAAGACTTTCGAGTCTGAACGCGAGATTAACAACAAAGACATCGCGGCGACTCGTTCGTTCGTATCGGGATTAACGCGTTACGACGACAAACGGCGAGACTCGAAGAGTTCCGTCGTATCGAATTCGACCAGGCACTACTACACTCACACGGGTGCCGGTAACCCAATCGAGTCGGAAGGTAGCAATCTGCTCGAAGAGACCAGCGTGGCAGATTTTTTTAGAGCCCTTACTATTCTTCACGCGAGTGTCGCTACCACCGGTAGTTGGACCGCCTCTGCCACCGACAACGACGATCATCATCTTCGTCGAAATCAACCTCGACGAAAAATGGGCACCGCTTCTTTGACACCGCCGAAACTTCCCAGTCTTTTCACCTTGTTTTCGCCCCCTCCTCAGCCAACGACAACGGCGACGGCGACGTTCCAAGAGACAAGCGTAAACGATAACAACGTTTACGATCGTGAATCGAGAAGAAACAGTTTGACCTTCGTCAAGCCTACAGTCACGAAATCAAGAAGGTTTTCTTTGAGACCGGTTGCGACACCCATCAGTCCTCCGACACCTCCGAGAAACACCGGTTCGCCGTTCTTATCG GGCTCACGACGAACATCGTACGGAAATAGATCAACAACGTTTTCCTTCGAATCGCCCAAGGAACCTCTAATTACAACCGAACAAGCACCGGGCCTTTCGTCGCCGATAAAATCATCCTTTAACGGGCGTCGTTTCTCCTTACGACCAACTCCGAATCAACCTGGAATTTCAACAGGAAATGCCACCGCTGTCATCGGTGTTAACACGGCAAAACCTTTACCCCGTTGGAAAGGTGGAATGTTGCAACGCCAAATCGGACAAATGAATCTTCGACGTCGAGCCAGAGCTTTTAGTCTTAGCGATGTTCAGCCGTATAATCCAAAGGGCACAAGCGACCCAATCCGTAAGAACGTCTTTATGCACCAAGTCTCGAACGATGGTAAACCTGTAGTATCGAGAGTAACGAATATCGAGAGTAACGATCCATACGTACAGCCATCAACAACGTTGAACACAATTTCGGATAATACAATTGATCCTTCAAACGAATCTACTTCGTTCGCTACCGCTGACAATAAAACAGTTGGAAATAATACGATGAAAGAACAACTCGACAGTCACGCCTATACCTCGTCGTTAGTAGAAGTGAAAGTTGAAAATCCAGAGGTTAAGAATACCGTTGAACGTTTCTTTCCTCGAAGCAATAGCGAAAACGCAAGCGAAAAGAAATCCTGA